A region of the Dyadobacter sp. CECT 9275 genome:
TTAGGCGAATTAGTTGGGACGATGATTCTGATCGTTCTTGGCAACGGCGTAGTATCCAATGTAGTGCTCAAAGGTACCAAGGGCAACAGCGGCGGCTGGATCGTGATCACGGCTGGCTGGGGTTTTGCGGTGATGATAGGAGTTTTCACGGCCAATGTTTTTGGAAGTGCCGCTGCACACCTGAACCCCGCTGTAACTATAGGCTTTGCTGTACTGAAAAATGATTACAGCCTCCTGGCAAGTTTTATCCCTGCCCAACTGATCGGTGCATTTTTAGGAGCGGTGTTCGTGTGGCTGCAATATTTGCCTCACTGGAAAGCAACCAGCGATCCCGGCGCAAAGCTGGCCTGTTTCGCCACGGATCCGGCAATCAGAAAAACCGGAGCCAATTTTCTCAGCGAATTTCTGGCCACCATCATGCTGATCGTAGGTATAGTGGCAATCGGTTATGCTGATTCCTCCAACCCGGAAAAGGGAGGTATCCCCCCTGGTGTTGCACCTTACCTGGTTGGCTTGCTGGTATGGAGTATCGGCCTCTCTCTTGGTGGTACTACAGGCTACGCCATTAATCCGGTACGAGATCTGGGACCTAGGATTGCCCACGCCATTTTACCTATTGACAACAAAGGTTCTTCCGATTGGGGCTATGGATGGATACCCGTCCTTGCACCCCTACTTGGAGCCGCAGTGGCTGGGTTTCTGATGCGCATGATCGCCCTTTAAATCGTAATCGGGCTCACTTAAGATTTAGATCTCAGTTCACCAGCACCTCGTCTACAAAAACCCAGGCTTTTTCTCCCTTTCCGGGATGCCAGGGGGGTAATTTACCCAGCGGCTTGGCAATTACCTTGATACATGCAACCGGCTGAGGGACAAAATCGGCAGTAAAGGCAACGTTCTTGCTGTTTCCGGTTGTCTTGTCCGGTGGTTCAGGTGTGAGCACTTTCAAAAGCTTCAGATTTTTTTCATCTCCTCCTCCCCAGATTTCAATGCGGACCGGAGGAAAAATAAAACCTCCGATATTACGATACATGCTCAGTGTAACACTGGATGCATTGACGGCCTTTTTAAATAGAAGATATGCCTGAAAATCCTGCTCACGGTACCCCAGCCATTTGCCGCTGGAAGCCGTTTCATCACTTTTTATTCCGTCTCTGATCGTCAGATCAAGTTTTGACCTGTATTTCTGATCCGGTTGGTTGATTAGACGAACGCTGTCGATGGTATAACCGGCCTTAAAGAAAAACTTTTCAGTTTTTTTACTCCCGTACCAGCCTTCCTTAAAGGCTCTGGCTTTTATCGTTGTATTTTTATCTATCAAAAATGGCTTTTTATAAACCAGAGAAGTACTGCTGTCAGGTTCGGACTCATCCAGTGTATACCGGATAGTGGTTCCCGGAATCTGATGTTTCATTTTAACAGGCACACCGGTTTTAAGGATGGCATCCTCATTTTCTATCACAGGCGGGTTCAATGCGAGTATCACGGTATCACTCCTGTAGCCCGTTTCGAACCGGATATTTTTTTCAGACTTCAGTTTGGCAAGTTCCTCTGTTGATAATCCTGTACTCCACACAAATACTTTTTTGAGCGAAGGTATTTCTTTCAAAACCTGGACCTGGGCCATTTTTACAGCGGTACCACTCAGCGATATTTCCCGTATTTTCCCCAGCTTTTTAAGTTCGTTTAAAGTTGATCCGGTTATATCTGTAAAATTCATAATCAGTATCCTCAACTCCGGAAACTGCGCTATGGCTTTTAAATCTTCATCCTTCACCGGCATCTTGCTCAGATCCATCGATACGATCTGGTTCTTTAAGGGAGAAAGGTCGCCGATATCCGAACTTTTGAAATTAGCCCGGTTGTAAAAATTAACGGACAAAGCCGGCGAACCGACGGCCAGGGGTTTGATGAGGCGATAATTGGTATTCAGCTTTTTGATTTCCTCTGCATCTGCAGGTCCGAAATCATACTGCTCCTCGGTACGCTTCCCTCCAAGTACATTCTGAGCATAGGCATATACAGGACTTTGCGGATTGAGAGCACTTACCTTTTGCTCAAAATCGGGTCCGGATTTCACCCATGCCGCCAGTAAGACAATCTCTTCGTCCGTGAGCTGGGCCTTCCCGCTTGGGGGCATGTGTTTTTTATCATCCGGCGAAAGATGTATGCGAGACAGCAACAGACCAAGGTCAGCCCTGGTGGTATCCCATAGAACCCCGCTTTTCCCGCCTTTTACAAGCAGCTCACGCGTCTGCAT
Encoded here:
- a CDS encoding MIP/aquaporin family protein; its protein translation is MQPSPFLGELVGTMILIVLGNGVVSNVVLKGTKGNSGGWIVITAGWGFAVMIGVFTANVFGSAAAHLNPAVTIGFAVLKNDYSLLASFIPAQLIGAFLGAVFVWLQYLPHWKATSDPGAKLACFATDPAIRKTGANFLSEFLATIMLIVGIVAIGYADSSNPEKGGIPPGVAPYLVGLLVWSIGLSLGGTTGYAINPVRDLGPRIAHAILPIDNKGSSDWGYGWIPVLAPLLGAAVAGFLMRMIAL
- a CDS encoding FN3 associated domain-containing protein, which produces MAQTFKNSVSGWSIKGAVYNLAFFLNGLLVFLLLFEDRFQAPAWMQPLGRLHPLVLHFPLVVLLIYSIWVIAVEKKDSLRWHSGLSENLLLIGVFTAVIAAFSGFILSQEQGYEADTLFWHKWLGILISLVSIIWYSMLAYLPPWKPAAKLTALGMVIFLLAGGHLGGNLTHGDDFLTAAFIPVETEESRVSLEDAKVYEDLVKPVLEQKCYACHNEQKSKGGLQMQTRELLVKGGKSGVLWDTTRADLGLLLSRIHLSPDDKKHMPPSGKAQLTDEEIVLLAAWVKSGPDFEQKVSALNPQSPVYAYAQNVLGGKRTEEQYDFGPADAEEIKKLNTNYRLIKPLAVGSPALSVNFYNRANFKSSDIGDLSPLKNQIVSMDLSKMPVKDEDLKAIAQFPELRILIMNFTDITGSTLNELKKLGKIREISLSGTAVKMAQVQVLKEIPSLKKVFVWSTGLSTEELAKLKSEKNIRFETGYRSDTVILALNPPVIENEDAILKTGVPVKMKHQIPGTTIRYTLDESEPDSSTSLVYKKPFLIDKNTTIKARAFKEGWYGSKKTEKFFFKAGYTIDSVRLINQPDQKYRSKLDLTIRDGIKSDETASSGKWLGYREQDFQAYLLFKKAVNASSVTLSMYRNIGGFIFPPVRIEIWGGGDEKNLKLLKVLTPEPPDKTTGNSKNVAFTADFVPQPVACIKVIAKPLGKLPPWHPGKGEKAWVFVDEVLVN